The Synechococcus sp. RS9909 genomic interval TCTTGGCGCTGGCTGGGGTGAGCACCCCATCGGCCACCAGCAGGGCTTCCGCCGTTGAGGGATTGAACAGCCTGAGCAGGGTGCGGCCATGCACTTCGGCGAGGTTGTAGCCCAGCACTCCGAAGAACACATTGCTCAGCACCGCCGCCAGCGGTTTCAGCAGCGCAATCGCCCCCCCCAGGGGCAGCAGCAGGATGGGGGCCAGCAGCAGATTGGCCACCAGCAGCCCCAGGATCAGGCCCACGGCCCGGCTCACCAGCAGATCGGTGGGCATGCTGCGCACCTGCCGCATCAACTGCTGGCGCAGGCGCTGAAACACCAGGCCGGCAATCAGGCCGAAGAAAGCGCCGAAGCCCGTGAGCACCCAGCGCACACCAGCCACGTTGGTGCTCTCGTCGAGCAGCTCCTGGGGCAGCAGATGCACGCCCATCCATCCGGCCGAGGCGCCGGAGAGCAGGAACACAAGCAGGATGAGCGGTTCCACCATGGGTTCAGGTCGTGGCTGCTCGATCCGATTGCAGGCAGCATGCACCATCTTCCGTCGCTTGGCCCGGGCTGATGTCCGCACCCCGTAGCGCCTATGTGCACATCCCCTTTTGCCATCGGCGTTGCTTCTACTGCGACTTCGCCGTCGTGCCCCTGGGAGACAGGGCGGATGCGGCGGCGGGGCCCGGACGGGCCTCGATCCAGGCCTATCTCGCCCTGCTGCATGAGGAGATCGGCCTCTCCCCTGCAGGGCCGCCCCTGGCCACGGTGTATGTGGGCGGCGGCACACCCTCCCTGCTCACCCCCAGCCAGATCGCCGATCTGCTGCAGCGGCTGACGCAGCGTTTCGGTCTGCAGGACGGGGCGGAGATCACCCTGGAGATGGATCCGGCCAGTTTTGATCTGCAGCACCTGGAGGCCGTCCTCGACGCCGGCGTGACCCGGGTGAGCCTGGGCGGACAGAGTTTTGATGATGGGGTGCTGGCCAGCCTCGGACGGCGCCATCGCCGGGCCGATCTGCAGGCCGCCTGCACCTGGCTGCAACGGGCTTTGCTGCAGGGACGGCTGACGAGCTGGAGCCTCGACCTGATCCGCAATCTGCCGGGGCAGACCGAGGCGCAATGGCAGCAGCAGCTGGAGTTGGCCCTGGCCGCTGGCGTGCCCCATCTCTCCGTCTACGACCTGTCGGTGGAGCCCGGCACCGTCTTCGCCTGGCGGCAGCAAAGGGGCGAGCTGGTGCTCCCCGATGACGGGGAAGCGGTGGAGCGGATTCGACAGACCGGCGAGCGCCTGCGACAGGCGGGGTTCTGCCGCTATGAGGTGTCGAATTACGCCCGGCCTGGGCATGCCTCGCGCCACAACCGTGTGTATTGGAGCGGTGCCGGCTGGTGGGGCTTCGGGCTTGGGGCCACCAGTGCCCCCTGGGGCCGGCGCCTGGCGCGGCCGCGCATCCGTGAGGCCTACGCCCGCTGGTTGATGACGCAACGGCAGCAGCCCGACTGTTCGCTTCTGGCGTCAGCAGCGGTGCCGCTGCCCCTCGATGACCTGCTCTTGGTGGGGCTGAGGCGACGCGAGGGCGTCGATCTGTGGCGTCTGGCTGCTGCCAGCGGCTGGGATGCGGCCACATGCGAGCGTCATCTGCCCGATCTTGAGCGCCGCTGGTTGGAGCCGGAAGCCCAGGGCCTGATTGAGTCGTGCGGACGCCGCTGGCGCCTGCGAGATCCCGAGGGTCTGGCCCTCAGCAATCAGGTGCTGGTGGAGGTGGTGCGCTGGTGGGAGACCCTGCCGGCTGCCGTTGTGCAGTCACCCAGCCCTGAAGCGCCTCCACCAGCAGTTGCCGCCCCGGGATCAGGGCGGGGCTGAAGGGCGGTTGCAGGGGGGTGAGCCCGAGCAGATCGGCGCTCACCCGCACCTGACCGTCGCAGTCGTCTCCGGCACCGATGCCGATCACAGGAATGCGCAGCGCCTGGCGCACCCGGCTGGCCAACTGGGCGGGCACATGTTCCAGCACCAGGGCGAAACAGCCGTTGGCTTCCAGCGTTTCCGCCTGGCGCAGCAGGGTGTCCTGGCTGCGGGGATCTTCCGCCTGCCGCCGGTAGCCGAGGCGATGCACCGCCTGCGGCGTGAGCCCCAGATGGCCCATCACCGGGATCCCCATCCGCACCAGCCGGTCGATCACCTGCACGATCTCCGGTTCAGCTCCCTCCAGCTTCACAGCGGCGGCGCCGGAGTTCTTCAGCAGGGTTCCGGCGGCTGCCACGGCCCGCTCCTCGCCGCATTGGTAACTGAGAAAGGGCAGGTCGCACACCACCAGGGGCTGGCGCTCCAGCGGTCCATTGAGGCCACGACAGACCGCCTGCGTGTGTTGCAGCATCTGCTCCAGCGTCACCGGCAGGGTGGTGGCATGGCCCAGCACCACCATGGCGAGTGAATCACCCACCAGCACCAGATCGGCACCGGCTGCCTGCACCAGGGCCGCCGAGAGGGCGTCCCAGGCGGTGAGCATGGTGATCGCTTGCCCCGACTGCTTGAACCGGATCAGGTCGGCAGGTCGCATCCGCCTCTCCAGGCCAACGGGGGTCCATTGCTAGCATCACAACGACTCGGACCCATGCGGTTCAGACGCCTAAACCTGGTCAGAACCGGAAGGGAGCAGCCACACGGGATGCTCTGAGCAGGCGTGGACTCCGGGTCACCCCATCCGCCGAGCCACAGCTCAGGCTTCAGTCGTTGGTTGACTCGCGACGAAGCTGACGCTGGCGCAGAAATTGAGGAATGTTCGCGCCGGAATCCTGGCTTGAAGACGGCGTGTAGGGCGTGGATTCAGATCGTGCCGTGGCGCGTTCGCTGCGATAAGGCTGGCCGTTCTCAAAACCGGTGGCGATCACCGTCACGTGGATTTCACCCTCCAGTCGCTCATCGACGACGGCGCCCACGATGATGTTGGCTTCCGGATCCACCACGTCGTAGATCACTTCGGAGGCGGTGGTCATGTCTTCGAGGGTCATGTCGCGACCGCCGCTGATGTTGATCACACACCCCTTGGCGCCATCGATGCGGGCCGCCTCCAGCAGTGGGCTGTTGATCGCCGTCTGGGCGGCTTCCACGGCACGGGAGCGGCCGGAGCCGACGCCGATCCCCAGCAGGGCGGTGCCGGCCTCGGTCATCACCGAGCGCACATCGGCGAAATCCACATTCACCAGGCCTGGGCAGGTGATGATGTCGCTGATGCCCTTCACGCCCATGCGCAGCACGTCGTCAGCGCTGCGGAACGCTTCCTGCAAAGGGGCTCCGGCAATCGCATCGCGCAGACGATCATTGGGGATCACGATCAGGGTGTCGACATGCTCGGCGAGGCGGGCGATGCCTTCATCGGCCTGACGCATGCGGCGGCGACCTTCGAAGCTGAAGGGTTTCGTGACGATGCCCACGGTGAGGGCACCGCTTTCTTTGGCCACTTCGGCCACCACAGGAGCGGCACCCGTGCCCGTGCCACCCCCCATGCCGGCGGCGATGAAGACAAGATCAGCCCCCTGCAGTGCCTGTTGCAAATCGGCGCGGGATTCTTCGGCTGCTTTCTGGCCGATGCTGGGATTGCCGCCCGCTCCTAAGCCGCGGGTGAGGGTCTGGCCCAGTTGCACACGATGATCTGCCGCCGACTGGAGCAGGGCCTGGGCATCGGTGTTGAGCACCCGGTAGGCCACACCCTCCAGATCGCTCTGGATCATGCGGTTCACGGCATTGCTGCCGCCCCCACCCACACCGATCACCTCAATCCGCGCAGACTGGCTGGGGAGGATGCCAGTGGAATCGGCATGGGGGGACTGATGTGCTCCCATCATCTCCATCGTTGCGGCCGAACCATTGAGCTGTGGGTGCATTATGTCCTTGCGGGTTGCATCCGCCGCTGATTCTGATCAGCCTTGTCGCCCGAACCCCGATCTGCAACGAAGCGTCAGGATTCGCTGGCGGGAGTCTTGCCAGCACGGAGCTGAAGTTCCGGTTTGGCGGGATCACTGAGATCGATGCTTGTGCCCGCTTTCTGGCGCAAGTGGCTGGGGAGGCTGCGGCTGAGTTGGGCCATGCTCACCACCTGTTGATCCAACAGGTTCGGGTCCGCGCCCAGGTCCACCCTGCCCAGAGCGGCTGTCTGAATGCTGATGGCCCCATCCGGAGCGATGCTGATGCGCTGCAAGGGGCTCCCCAGGGCATCGCGTCGCTCGAACAGTCGGGCGATCATGGGCCGCTGGCGAGCCGTCCAGCCCGTCACCAGGATCGAGGTTTCCGGCTGATCGCCCCGCGAGGCCACGGTCTGGGGCATCCATTGGCCGTTGCGATCGACCATGCCCTTCTCCATGCCCCCGGGGCTGACCCGACTGGCGGCCGCCATGGGGCGACGGTCCTCCAGGTCCACATCCAGGGCGGGCGGCAGGAGACGGCGATGCACAGCAGCTGATTGCACCGGCAGTTCCCGCAGCAGGGTGCGTTCCAGCGCCCTGGGGTCAAGGCTGAGCAGGGGCAGGGGGAAACGGAGACCCGCCGCCTGGGTCACGGCCTCGCTGCTGATCCGTTCGCTGCCGTTCACCCGCAGTTGCTCCGGGCTGTGCAGGGTCCAGCCCATGCTCAACAGAAGCCAGGCAAGAGCCGTGGCGCTGCCGCTGAACAGCAGCAGGCGCCACAGTTGAATCAGCCGGTCGCGGCGTCGTTCCTGGCGTAGGCGGCGGCGGCGTTCAACGCCGGGGGGGAGTGGGCGGGTAGATCGCTGGCGGCTCACAGGTCGCAACGCGCCTTGGACATCAATTGGTTCATCCAGCTGCGCGCCCGTTGCGCATCGGAGAAGGGCACATCCATCTGTTGGCCATCGCCGATCAGGCGCAGGCGGCAGCGACCCTCCGATTCATGGGCCAGGGGAGCTTCTCCGGAGGCCAAGGCCATCAGCTCCACCAGTTCGAGGGAGTTGATCGTGAATCGTCCCTGTTCTTCGAAGCGACCGGCAGAAAAGCTGCACCATTGCAGTTCCCCATCCAAGACCCTGGCGGCCCCGCAGCCATCCAGCTTGGAGAGTTCGGCCCCTTCAGCCCAGCGCCGAAACAGGGTCTGGCGTCGACGCTCGAGCCAGCCGAGGGCGGCGAGGAGCACAAAGGCCAGGAGCAGGGGAAACCAGAGCAGACCGTGAATCATCGCTGGATCAGGGGAGCGCTGCTGGAAAGTGCTTATTCTCGCGCGCTCTCCACGAGCTGCGCCACCAGATCCTCGAGGGGCAAGCCGCTGGCCTCCCAGAGCATGGGATACATGCTCTGGGAGGTGAAGCCCGGCAGGGTGTTCACCTCATTGATCCAGAGGCGCTCCTGGGTTGCGTCGTAGAAAAAATCCACCCGGGCCTGGCCCACCACCCCGAGCACCCGACAGGCCTCCAGA includes:
- a CDS encoding cell division protein FtsQ/DivIB, whose translation is MSRQRSTRPLPPGVERRRRLRQERRRDRLIQLWRLLLFSGSATALAWLLLSMGWTLHSPEQLRVNGSERISSEAVTQAAGLRFPLPLLSLDPRALERTLLRELPVQSAAVHRRLLPPALDVDLEDRRPMAAASRVSPGGMEKGMVDRNGQWMPQTVASRGDQPETSILVTGWTARQRPMIARLFERRDALGSPLQRISIAPDGAISIQTAALGRVDLGADPNLLDQQVVSMAQLSRSLPSHLRQKAGTSIDLSDPAKPELQLRAGKTPASES
- the panB gene encoding 3-methyl-2-oxobutanoate hydroxymethyltransferase, with amino-acid sequence MRPADLIRFKQSGQAITMLTAWDALSAALVQAAGADLVLVGDSLAMVVLGHATTLPVTLEQMLQHTQAVCRGLNGPLERQPLVVCDLPFLSYQCGEERAVAAAGTLLKNSGAAAVKLEGAEPEIVQVIDRLVRMGIPVMGHLGLTPQAVHRLGYRRQAEDPRSQDTLLRQAETLEANGCFALVLEHVPAQLASRVRQALRIPVIGIGAGDDCDGQVRVSADLLGLTPLQPPFSPALIPGRQLLVEALQGWVTAQRQPAGSPTSAPPPPAPDC
- the ftsZ gene encoding cell division protein FtsZ — translated: MGAHQSPHADSTGILPSQSARIEVIGVGGGGSNAVNRMIQSDLEGVAYRVLNTDAQALLQSAADHRVQLGQTLTRGLGAGGNPSIGQKAAEESRADLQQALQGADLVFIAAGMGGGTGTGAAPVVAEVAKESGALTVGIVTKPFSFEGRRRMRQADEGIARLAEHVDTLIVIPNDRLRDAIAGAPLQEAFRSADDVLRMGVKGISDIITCPGLVNVDFADVRSVMTEAGTALLGIGVGSGRSRAVEAAQTAINSPLLEAARIDGAKGCVINISGGRDMTLEDMTTASEVIYDVVDPEANIIVGAVVDERLEGEIHVTVIATGFENGQPYRSERATARSESTPYTPSSSQDSGANIPQFLRQRQLRRESTND